The Scyliorhinus torazame isolate Kashiwa2021f chromosome 22, sScyTor2.1, whole genome shotgun sequence DNA segment GTTAAGGAGTGCTCAAATTACCGTAAATGAACAGACAATCTGATGTCACTTATTTTTTATTAGATTAGGAGACAATGGAAAAAGAAGCACATTTCTTTTCCTTTGTAATTGGAACTATTAAAAATACAATGTGTTCACAGGAAGCAATATTACAAAAGTTGCAGTTAGACATTACACAATAACTACCCATCATTTGGGGACATTTAAAACTAAATATACTTTCAGAATTACAAATGCTAGGCACACAAATAATAACTCTTTAAAAACGCCTATAAAATCTGATAGTTACCATTCGATTGAGCACCTCAACACAAGTGCTACATTTATTGGAAATTTGGTGCTTATTTAAACTTCATGCAAATAATGTAACTTATGAACAATCATGCCTCACAGTATAACTAACAGAAATTAATCAACTTTTGTATGTAGATATAATTAAGGAAACAGAAATGTGAAGTTTAGGAAGAATGTAAACTATTTGCTTTTATACGAAGAGGTCCTCAAAGTAAATTCATTACAAATCACAGCATTGCATGAAAGATTCTGGAACTACACAAATAAAAGGAAACAAGGTGGTAGAAAGGAGGTCTTAGCAATGGAGGTAACTAACAGTTATGGAGAGATTGGATCACTATCTAAGAATTTGTCAGAAAAAGAGCTTCGTTTGTAACATTCTGCTTTGATTACAAAGAACTAAAGCCCTCACAGAGTAGCAGGAAAGCAGATTTTGTCAGAAAGTTTATCAGAAAAGCCAAATTtggaaaaacaaaaatacaaagaaAATTAGATACAGTGCTACAGTACATCTCCTTCAGTAAGATATACCCAGATGTCCAGAAACTAAACATGCCTTCAGATTTTCATTATTTGCAATCATCAGTATTAATCTAACTGTATATTTAGCATAGCTTCCACAAATGCATAGCTTGACTTAAAAGAGTTTTGTTGCAAAGAACATTTCCGATAACATCTTAGAACCACTCCAAAGCAAATATTTTCTACAGTAAACACATTGGAATGTTTCATGTTGTTCTCGTATTAGTAACAGCTCTGATGCTGACAGGGCTGCAGGAAGAAAATGGAATTGTGACTAAAATTACAGGACATTGGTCAGAGGCTAAcgattttcttttataaattgaAAGCGCACAattgattatttttttccaattaaggggcaatttagcatgaccaatccacccaccctacacatctttgatggtttgtgggggcgagacccacacaacacagggagaatgtgcaaactccacatggacagtgacctggggccgggtccgcagcactgtgagacagcagtgctaaccaccgcgccacccgcAGGAGGCTAACTGGGGCAAGAACAAAACATATGGTGGCCTGATTAACATACAATGCTAAGGGAGAGCTTGTGTAAAAATTAAAAACAGGCACTACCTCAAATCAGTGGTCCATGTAATAATTTAGGTGCTGTCCACtttctaaaaaaaataataatttgcttTGAATTTGCTCTAGAAATAAACTAAGCCTCAATAATGACCGTCCTGAACCACTAACTTATACAGCTCTTTTGTTATTAGTCAACTTCCAGGTCACTATCATCACTACGAGACACCGAAGCACTCTGAATGGATGTGGGTGACACCACATCTTTCTCTGGCAGCACACCATACTCGCGCAAAAACGCCTCCAAATCTACTGCAAAGAAGTCAAATCCAAGTTGGTCAGTGATGCGCACAAAGTTGCCAATCAAATCTCCGCATTTGTAGACTAGCAGAGCAGGCAAGGCATTACCAGTGAATCTTGCACTGGCTCCAATGACAGAACTGCGGACTTTGCAGAATTTCACAACCGGATATTCTGTAGCTAGACAGATCAGGCACCCATTCATGGCTTCACATCCAGGATGGTCATCTTCATAGATATGCACCATTATGAGGGTATTCTTTTCCTCTTTGTCGATTGTGTCCAGGAAGGCTTGTGAGCTGCCCAGTTCAAAGATCTCTTCAAAGCGCTTTCCACTGTACAGATGTTCCCTCATTTCCTCCATCCGCTGCTTCCTGTACTGCTCCAAAAATTCTTCATCATCCCTTTCATGCAACATATTGCACTCTTTCATAGTCATCTACAGTACAAAAATCCACAAAAGATTAGATTTGAACTTGCACACTGCGAGTGCAAATACGTATTTCTCAATTTTAGGCTGGAATTCTTTGTCCGTTCACACAGGTGGGTTTCTCCAGTCCcgatgcagtgaatggagtttttggctgagcaccaaattctccattctcgctggcTGAGTGGGGTGAACCCAGATCGGGGAATCGCAGCCTTAGTTACTTTATCCGGATCCAACAACATTAGCATCGATGGTCAGAACAAATACCTacaatatacacacatacacaaggaactttaaaattaaaaaatatttcACAAACTGAAAAATTTCTCTTGTTACTGGATTTTTACTTTAGTCAAGTTACTCTAAAATAAAAAATGGAATGATTAGTAAAGCCTATTTTAatcaatttcctttttaaaaataaaaacacactATGACCTTCCACAATTAGTATTTCATTTTGGCAAACTTTCTGCACATTTATGCTTCAGAGCTCGATCCAGTTCTCTTCATTGTGTTTGATATTTCCACAGCCCTCTGTTCCCTCATTGACAAGTTACATATCACAAAATTAACCTTTCCATTGATCTTGTCCTGGATTACTCTCTGCTTCTGCTGGTCTTTCTCTTCATCCAAATGAGACCGACAACTCATTGAGAGTCTCTTGATGAGTTTCCGTACCTCCCGGCGCTGCTCTGCACGCTGTTCTGTTTCGAGCTGCTTGAACCGGCGCCAGTCATTTATCACTCCTTTAGGGCCTGCACAAAGAGGAACAAACACAACGGCGATCAATAAAATAAAAGCATTTGCTGGACAGCAAGTATGAGGCAAACGCCAGAGGGCATAACCTTCATAATTTACTAAATGAACGGAGAAAAGTCTAATGTGCGTTCAATGCTTCTCCGTTATTACAGGAGGTTAATGAATCCTTTTCACAAGTAGCTTCGAAAATTCATTCTAGCCTAATATCTAATTGAAGTCTATTACAAATTATAATACAAGTATGTTTCAAAGAACTCCTGAGCTGTCCATTTCATTAATTTGTAAATGTATTCTCTCTTTTCAAAATAAACTCAGCCTGATGCACTAGTGAGAAACAATGAACTACTGTGGGATCCAGTAATGACATGTTTTTGTTGATACCTATTTATTATTTGACTATAGACTCAAGTGGTGCACAGGAACACTCAGAATTAATGGAATCTGTATTTTAAAATATGCTATATACAACGTTTTTGTTAATAACGCAAAATTTGTTTTGACCATGGACTGAAGATGTTCGGCTGGTATATTGCATTTATCAAATTCTAAATCTATAATAAATGATGGCACAGGAAGGATCGGAGTTTCAACGCTATGAGCATCAACCTTTTGCATTTTGCAGTATCATGAAACTATCAAAATTATTTACCATAAAATTTGTGGATGACTTCCACAGCAGTGTATGTCATTTTAAAGATTGATCAAGGTGGAATCTGCGGTATAACTGCAGAATTTTATTTTTGAAAGTGATGTTAGGTCTCATTGGGTGCAGTTCAATTCTGCCTTTCATGTTATTCTATTTATCAGAGGCAGAAAGCTGCTAAAGGAGGTACTCTCCTAAGTAACCTTACACTTGCTGCAGTGTTAACTGCAACCAGCCAAAGCAAACGTTTTAAGCTGAAAGCTACAGAAATTGCAATGGAGACCATTGCATCTTTTGAAGGAACAGATGAATGTTTGAAGCAAAGGAAGATACAGAGCTTACAGAGAAAGTGTCAAGAGGCCCCACATTTGAATGTACACAAGTAGGTTCCTGCATTTCCCTCCATGTTCAGTCACAAACCAAATTCAGGAATGATATCCTTTAACACCACTTGTGGCATGTTATCTTTCCTCAACCTACCAGTGGCTTTTGGCACTTTTCACCCCAgcgtcctcctccaacacctcacctctgtTATTCAGCTCTGTGGAGCCTTTGCTGGTTCCAGTATTGACTACTGAATCACCACCAGAGATTTTCTACCAattgtttctcttcccacacctgcATTGTCACCTTCAGAATCCCAGGAAGATTGAACCTTGCCATAAACCCCCACCTAATCCGCAGTCTGGCCCTTGGTGATATCATTTGCAGATTGGGTCGCAGGTTCGGTTTGTAAACAGATAACATCTACTTCCCCATAAACTCTCCAATGCCTACTGCCAAGATTACTTGTTCAAAATTTGGTTTTAGATGAGCAAATTCTTCTAATTAAATTATTAGAGATAGTGGGGAGGCGGCagcatagtagtattgtcactggattagtaacccagaaactcagggtaatattctggggacttggattcaaatcccaccacggcagtaaAAATCTGgacgactatgaaaccattgtcaattgtcataaaaatccatctggttcgctgatgttctttagggaaggaaatctgtctacatgtgactccagat contains these protein-coding regions:
- the pdcl gene encoding phosducin-like protein — its product is MTTLDDKILGEKLQYYYSSSEDEDSDRDENERKTVRNPGISVDLEVRERSAINTGPKGVINDWRRFKQLETEQRAEQRREVRKLIKRLSMSCRSHLDEEKDQQKQRVIQDKINGKMTMKECNMLHERDDEEFLEQYRKQRMEEMREHLYSGKRFEEIFELGSSQAFLDTIDKEEKNTLIMVHIYEDDHPGCEAMNGCLICLATEYPVVKFCKVRSSVIGASARFTGNALPALLVYKCGDLIGNFVRITDQLGFDFFAVDLEAFLREYGVLPEKDVVSPTSIQSASVSRSDDSDLEVD